A single Scleropages formosus chromosome 4, fSclFor1.1, whole genome shotgun sequence DNA region contains:
- the slc23a1 gene encoding solute carrier family 23 member 1 — protein sequence MKHKDRQMHSKGAGSSSEEAEPSAAEQPEGFDMIYRIEDVPPWYLCILLGLQHYLTCFSGTIAVPFLLADAMCVGRDQYAVSQLVGTIFTCVGITTLIQTTFGVRLPLFQASAFAFLVPAQAILGLDKWKCPPEEEIYGNWTLPLNTSHVWHPRIREIQGAIMVSSLIEMVIGLVGLPGLLLNYIGPLTVTPTVSLIGLSVFQTAGDRAGTHWGLSLLCIFLIVAFAQYLRNWSLPIPIYSRQKGCTTTKVQIFKMFPIIMAILVVWLICYILTLTDMLPQDPTQYGHKARTDARGDIMALSPWFRLPYPCQWGVPTVTIASVLGMFSATLAGIVESIGDYYACARLAGAPPPPVHAINRGIFTEGVCCIIAGLLGTGNGSTSSSPNIGVLGITKVGSRRVVQYGAAIMFLLGTVGKFTALFASLPDPILGGMFCTLFGMITAVGLSNLQSVDLNSSRNLFVLGFSMFSGLMLPNYLDTHPGSIRTGVPELDQIITVLLTTEMFVGGFLAFVLDNTIPGTKKERGLLDWKAEEGSSRGGSNVDLTTYDFPVGMGCVSRVRLLRYLPICPTFQGFHPHQRQENVELNEEEAKSNGDAATVQDSVTVSCTKV from the exons ATGAAGCACAAGGACAGACAAATGCACTCCAAG GGGGCGGGGTCATCGTCCGAAGAGGCGGAGCCATCCGCAGCCGAGCAGCCTGAGGGGTTCGACATGATCTACAGGATAGAAGATGTGCCACCTTGGTATCTGTGCATCCTGCTGGGACTCCAG CACTACCTGACCTGTTTCAGTGGCACCATCGCCGTGCCCTTCCTGCTTGCGGACGCCATGTGTGTGGGTCGGGACCAGTACGCCGTCAGCCAACTGGTGGGAACCATTTTCACCTGCGTGGGCATCACCACACTCATACAAACCACGTTCGGGGTCAG GCTGCCTCTTTTCCAGGCCAGCGCGTTCGCCTTCCTCGTCCCCGCTCAGGCCATCCTGGGGCTCGACAAGTGGAAATGCCCCCCTGAAG AGGAGATTTATGGGAACTGGACGCTTCCGCTCAACACCTCACACGTCTGGCATCCGAGGATCAGAGAG ATCCAGGGTGCTATCATGGTGTCCAGCCTGATCGAGATGGTCATTGGCCTGGTCGGCCTACCTGGGCTCCTTCTCAACTACATCGGGCCTCTCACCGTCACACCAACGGTGTCGCTCATCGGTCTGTCCGTGTTCCAGACCGCCGGTGACAGGGCGGGGACACACTGGGGGCTGTCCCTGCT GTGCATCTTTCTAATCGTTGCATTTGCACAGTACTTGAGGAACTGGTCTCTCCCAATTCCCATCTACTCCAGGCAGAAGGGCTGCACGACCACCAAGGTCCAGATCTTCAAGATGTTTCCG ATCATTATGGCAATTCTGGTGGTGTGGCTCATTTGCTACATCTTGACCCTGACTGACATGCTACCCCAAGACCCCACTCAGTACGGGCACAAGGCTCGCACCGACGCGCGTGGTGACATCATGGCTCTGTCTCCCTGGTTCCGCTTGCCCTACCCCT GTCAGTGGGGGGTGCCCACAGTGACCATCGCCAGTGTGCTGGGCATGTTCAGTGCCACGCTAGCAGGTATTGTGGAGTCCATTGGGGATTACTACGCCTGCGCCCGCCTCGCCGGGGCACCTCCACCCCCTGTCCATGCAATCAACAG GGGTATCTTCACAGAAGGAGTGTGCTGCATCATCGCAGGGCTGCTTGGCACTGGAAACGGCTCCACGTCGTCTAGCCCCAACATTGGGGTGCTGGGCATCACTAAG GTGGGCAGCAGGAGGGTGGTCCAATATGGCGCTGCTATCATGTTCCTGCTGGGCACTGTGGGAAAGTTCACTGCCCTGTTTGCCTCTCTGCCTGACCCCATATTAGGTGGCATGTTCTGCACCTTATTTG GAATGATCACGGCCGTGGGGTTGTCCAACCTGCAGAGCGTGGACCTGAACTCTTCTCGGAACCTCTTTGTTCTGGGATTCTCCATGTTCTCTGGCCTTATGCTTCCCAACTACTTGGATACTCACCCAGGCAGCATCCGTACAG GGGTTCCAGAGCTAGACCAAATCATAACAGTGCTCCTGACCACGGAGATGTTTGTTGGAGGATTTCTGGCATTTGTGCTGGATAACACCATCCCAG GCACCAAGAAGGAGAGGGGGCTGCTGGactggaaggcagaggaggGCTCATCCCGCGGGGGGTCTAACGTTGACCTGACCACCTATGATTTTCCCGTGGGTATGGGCTGCGTGAGCCGGGTACGCCTCTTGCGCTACTTGCCCATCTGCCCCACCTTCCAGGGCTTCCACCCGCACCAAAGACAGGAGAACGTGGAGCTAAATGAGGAGGAGGCCAAATCCAACGGAGACGCCGCAACGGTGCAGGATTCAGTCACTGTTTCCTGCACCAAAGTATAG